A portion of the Bacillus sp. es.034 genome contains these proteins:
- a CDS encoding sugar ABC transporter permease — protein sequence MNMKRQKLIRLTLSYAFIGIMFAIILYPVAWIIGSSFNPGQSLSGSSIIPKNATLAHYKELFDLEKSNYMLWYWNSLKVSLSTMALTVLLVSLTAYSFSRYRFAGRKNGLMTFLILQMIPNFAALIAIFVLALLTKLLDTHIGLILVYVGGQIPMNTWLMKGYLDTIPKELDESAKMDGAGHLRIFFQIVMPLAKPIIAVVALFSFIAPFADFIIASILLRSEKMYTLPVALYDMVAKQFGAEFTTFAAGSVLIAVPIALLFLFFQKYFVSGLTAGGTKG from the coding sequence ATGAATATGAAGAGACAGAAACTCATACGTTTGACACTTTCATACGCATTCATCGGAATCATGTTTGCCATCATTCTTTACCCGGTTGCATGGATCATCGGATCATCATTCAACCCGGGCCAAAGTTTATCCGGTTCATCCATCATTCCTAAAAACGCGACACTGGCACATTATAAGGAACTTTTTGATCTCGAGAAAAGCAATTATATGCTTTGGTATTGGAATTCATTGAAGGTCAGTTTATCTACGATGGCACTAACCGTCTTACTGGTAAGTCTGACCGCTTATTCCTTCTCCCGATACAGATTCGCTGGACGAAAGAATGGGTTGATGACATTCCTCATCCTGCAAATGATTCCTAACTTTGCCGCGCTTATTGCGATTTTCGTATTAGCGCTGTTAACAAAACTATTGGATACTCATATCGGATTGATCCTTGTATATGTGGGCGGGCAGATCCCAATGAACACATGGTTGATGAAAGGGTATCTGGATACGATTCCGAAAGAACTGGATGAATCAGCTAAGATGGACGGAGCGGGCCATTTGCGCATTTTCTTCCAGATCGTCATGCCTCTTGCGAAACCGATCATTGCGGTTGTGGCACTGTTTTCATTCATTGCCCCATTCGCAGACTTTATCATTGCAAGTATCCTGTTACGTTCAGAAAAGATGTATACACTACCGGTTGCCCTTTATGATATGGTGGCCAAACAATTCGGAGCAGAGTTTACAACATTTGCTGCCGGATCAGTCCTCATAGCCGTACCGATTGCCCTATTATTCCTGTTCTTCCAGAAATACTTCGTTTCAGGATTGACGGCAGGGGGTACAAAAGGATAA
- a CDS encoding sugar ABC transporter permease has product MEQQSYQTNHRKTALALSLIPGLGQMYHRQFLKGAFFLIMTAAFILVFRDLIGYGLWGITTLGTDVSYGDHSIFLMVYGILAIIVSIFGIGFYLFNLRDAYKNGEKRDRGEKLSTIREQYRNLIDNGFPYLIMSPGFLLLVFVVIFPIIFVVLLAFTNYDLYHSPPAKLVDWVGIQNFVDIFKIDIWRETFITVLAWTLVWTFGATTLQVALGVFLAILVNQKDLKGKAIIRTVFILPWAIPAFVSILVFAGMFNESFGTINRDILGFFGIEGLPWMTEPMYTRIALIGIQAWLGFPFIFAMTTGVLQSIPDELYEAATVDGASAFQKFKNITLPLVLFATAPIIITQYTFNFNNFNVIYLFNGGGPALTGQNAGGTDILISWIYSLTMTSAQYSKAAAITLLLSIIVITVAIWQFKRTKSFQEEDMM; this is encoded by the coding sequence ATGGAGCAACAATCCTATCAAACAAATCATAGAAAAACAGCGCTGGCCCTTTCCCTAATCCCTGGTTTAGGTCAGATGTATCATAGGCAGTTTCTAAAAGGCGCATTCTTCCTGATCATGACAGCCGCCTTTATCCTTGTCTTCAGAGATTTGATCGGCTACGGATTATGGGGGATTACGACCCTTGGGACAGACGTATCATACGGAGATCATTCCATTTTCTTAATGGTATACGGTATCCTGGCAATCATTGTATCTATTTTTGGAATCGGTTTTTATCTGTTTAATCTCCGGGATGCGTATAAGAATGGAGAAAAGCGCGACAGGGGAGAGAAGCTCAGCACGATCCGCGAGCAGTACAGAAATCTGATTGATAATGGATTTCCATATCTCATTATGTCTCCGGGGTTCTTACTACTTGTATTCGTCGTCATTTTCCCGATCATCTTTGTCGTCTTACTGGCGTTCACAAACTACGATCTGTATCACTCACCACCGGCTAAACTGGTTGACTGGGTAGGGATCCAAAACTTTGTGGATATTTTCAAGATTGATATATGGAGAGAAACATTCATCACCGTACTTGCCTGGACACTCGTTTGGACGTTCGGCGCGACAACACTTCAAGTGGCACTTGGAGTATTCCTTGCCATCCTTGTGAATCAGAAGGATTTAAAAGGGAAAGCCATCATCCGTACTGTATTCATCCTGCCTTGGGCAATCCCGGCTTTCGTTTCGATCCTCGTTTTCGCCGGAATGTTCAATGAATCATTCGGAACGATCAACCGGGACATCCTCGGGTTCTTCGGTATTGAAGGATTACCTTGGATGACGGAACCGATGTATACACGAATTGCCTTGATTGGAATCCAGGCATGGCTCGGCTTCCCTTTTATCTTTGCCATGACAACGGGAGTGCTTCAATCCATTCCGGATGAACTATATGAAGCAGCGACGGTCGATGGGGCTTCGGCATTCCAGAAATTCAAGAATATCACGCTGCCACTTGTCCTTTTTGCAACGGCACCGATCATCATTACACAATATACGTTTAACTTTAATAACTTTAACGTCATTTACTTATTCAACGGCGGTGGACCGGCCTTAACCGGACAAAATGCAGGGGGGACGGATATCCTGATCTCCTGGATTTACAGTCTGACGATGACATCCGCACAGTATTCGAAAGCCGCTGCCATCACATTATTATTGTCCATCATCGTGATCACTGTAGCGATCTGGCAGTTCAAGAGAACGAAATCATTCCAAGAAGAGGATATGATGTAA
- a CDS encoding extracellular solute-binding protein yields the protein MRKALSMLMVIMLVLGALAACGPNREEGSKSDSGEKKADDANKPEKLVVWEDQEKTGWLDEVGAKFEEETGIKVEVKEVEMATKMKEQLRLDGPAGTGPDILTLPHDQIGELALAGHIAPLEVDGDIEKRFTESSMTAESYDGKLYGLPKSSETPVFIYNKALMEDAPKTMDEVYTFSKDFTKDGSYGFLALWDNFYFAHAPIGGFGGYVFAENDGALDAKDLGLNNDGAVEGTEYIQKWYTEGLFPKGIIGENGGSALDGLFGEGKVASVMNGPWSFQGYKDAGIDIGIAAMPKLPNGEPMKTFMGVKGWHVSGYSKNKEWAQKFIEFITQDEYAKLRFEQTQEVPTNQGLIDDPAIADNPGAKAVAEQSQYAVPMPNIPEMGEVWGPMADSLQTVVTGKQEPKAALDAAVKQIQQNIDANHSN from the coding sequence ATGAGGAAAGCGTTATCAATGCTTATGGTAATCATGCTTGTACTGGGGGCGCTCGCTGCTTGTGGTCCAAACCGTGAGGAAGGATCAAAAAGTGACAGCGGAGAGAAAAAAGCTGACGATGCGAACAAACCTGAAAAACTGGTTGTCTGGGAAGATCAAGAGAAAACTGGATGGCTGGATGAAGTAGGTGCCAAGTTCGAAGAAGAAACTGGTATCAAAGTTGAAGTGAAAGAAGTCGAAATGGCAACTAAGATGAAAGAACAATTACGTTTAGACGGTCCTGCCGGGACAGGTCCTGACATTTTGACATTACCACATGATCAAATCGGTGAGCTTGCTCTTGCAGGGCATATCGCTCCTTTAGAAGTCGACGGGGACATTGAAAAGCGTTTCACTGAATCTTCTATGACGGCTGAGAGCTATGATGGTAAGTTATATGGTCTACCAAAATCTTCAGAAACGCCTGTTTTCATTTACAACAAAGCGTTGATGGAAGATGCGCCTAAAACAATGGATGAAGTATACACATTCTCTAAAGATTTCACGAAAGATGGAAGCTACGGTTTCTTAGCACTATGGGATAACTTCTATTTCGCACATGCACCGATCGGTGGATTCGGTGGATATGTATTCGCTGAAAACGACGGGGCATTAGATGCGAAAGATCTTGGCTTAAACAATGATGGTGCTGTAGAAGGAACTGAATATATCCAAAAATGGTACACAGAAGGTTTATTCCCTAAAGGGATCATCGGGGAAAATGGCGGATCTGCACTTGACGGTCTTTTCGGAGAAGGAAAAGTGGCATCTGTCATGAACGGTCCTTGGTCATTCCAAGGATATAAAGATGCGGGTATCGATATCGGTATTGCTGCAATGCCTAAGCTTCCTAACGGAGAGCCGATGAAAACATTCATGGGTGTGAAGGGCTGGCATGTGTCAGGCTACTCTAAAAACAAAGAGTGGGCTCAGAAATTCATCGAATTCATCACTCAAGATGAGTATGCTAAATTACGTTTCGAACAAACACAGGAAGTTCCAACAAACCAAGGTCTGATCGACGATCCTGCGATCGCAGACAATCCTGGTGCAAAAGCGGTTGCTGAGCAATCTCAATACGCGGTTCCAATGCCGAACATCCCTGAAATGGGAGAAGTTTGGGGACCAATGGCTGATTCACTTCAAACGGTTGTAACAGGTAAGCAAGAACCGAAAGCGGCTCTTGATGCAGCAGTGAAGCAAATTCAGCAAAACATTGATGCGAACCACTCCAACTAA
- a CDS encoding alpha-glycosidase — protein MLLEAIYHRPKDNYAYACTNNEIHIRIRTKKNDVETVTLLHGDPYQWENGQWLYDRKEMVLTGTDQLFDYWFASISPPFRRLRYGFLLHDTTDEVFFGEKGFNGAPSTDIGDYFCFPFLNAIDVFEAPQWVKDTVWYQIFPERFANGNTENDPEGTLDWNSTEPTPTNFFGGDLEGVIQNIHYLKTLGISGIYFTPIFKAHSNHKYDTIDYFEIDPQFGTKETLKELIEVCHQNDIKVMLDAVFNHSGFYFDQFQDVLEKGEDSPYKEWFHAHEFPLDIASSPPNYDTFAFEPSMPKLNTENEEVRHYLLEVGRYWIKEFDIDGWRLDVANEVDHHFWREFRKEVKGIKPELYILGEIWHDSMPWLRGDQFDAVMNYPFTTNLLNLFAHQTISASQFAENMTSVVHMYPKNVNEVNFNLVGSHDTPRVLTECGEDIRRAKQIYTFMLTFTGTPCIYYGDEIGLTGEQDPGCRKCFPWEQEHHNEELFRHIQKHIALRKNYPLLSNEGNLTFLPGDLHEHCLSFTKSNGEETIFVLLNCGEEPTTYSLPFELKGKKITNLWNGEDFAAEAESIEVALDGYGFAILKF, from the coding sequence ATGCTACTGGAAGCCATCTATCACAGACCGAAAGATAATTATGCATACGCTTGCACAAATAATGAAATACACATACGGATCCGCACGAAGAAAAATGACGTCGAAACTGTCACACTCCTGCACGGAGATCCTTATCAATGGGAAAATGGACAATGGCTGTATGATCGTAAGGAAATGGTTTTAACCGGAACGGATCAGTTGTTCGATTATTGGTTCGCTTCCATCTCCCCTCCTTTCAGACGGCTTCGCTACGGTTTTCTCCTCCACGACACAACGGATGAAGTCTTTTTTGGAGAAAAAGGATTTAACGGAGCCCCTTCTACTGATATAGGGGATTACTTCTGCTTCCCGTTCCTGAATGCCATCGATGTCTTCGAAGCACCCCAATGGGTGAAGGATACGGTCTGGTATCAAATTTTCCCTGAGAGATTCGCTAATGGGAATACGGAGAATGATCCAGAAGGGACACTGGATTGGAATAGTACAGAGCCCACCCCGACCAATTTTTTCGGAGGGGACTTAGAAGGCGTGATCCAGAACATTCATTATTTAAAAACGCTTGGAATCTCCGGAATTTACTTTACCCCGATCTTTAAAGCGCATTCCAATCATAAATACGACACGATCGATTATTTCGAAATCGATCCCCAGTTCGGGACGAAAGAAACCCTCAAGGAATTAATTGAGGTCTGTCACCAAAATGATATCAAAGTCATGCTGGATGCCGTCTTCAATCATAGCGGCTTCTATTTTGATCAGTTTCAGGATGTACTGGAGAAGGGTGAGGATTCTCCTTATAAAGAGTGGTTTCATGCACATGAATTCCCACTGGATATAGCCAGTTCACCTCCCAATTATGATACCTTTGCATTCGAACCTTCCATGCCGAAGTTAAATACTGAGAATGAAGAGGTGCGCCATTATCTATTGGAAGTCGGCCGTTACTGGATAAAGGAATTCGATATCGATGGATGGCGTCTCGATGTAGCAAATGAAGTCGATCACCACTTCTGGCGTGAGTTCCGAAAAGAAGTAAAAGGTATAAAGCCGGAGCTGTATATCTTAGGGGAAATCTGGCATGATTCCATGCCCTGGCTGCGTGGAGATCAATTCGATGCTGTCATGAACTATCCTTTTACGACCAATCTATTGAATCTGTTCGCCCACCAAACCATTTCTGCTTCTCAATTTGCAGAAAACATGACATCTGTGGTTCATATGTACCCTAAGAATGTAAACGAAGTGAATTTCAACCTTGTCGGGAGTCATGATACACCACGTGTATTAACAGAGTGCGGCGAAGATATCCGACGCGCTAAACAAATCTACACGTTCATGCTCACCTTTACCGGAACACCTTGTATTTATTATGGTGATGAAATCGGTCTGACAGGTGAACAGGATCCAGGATGCCGCAAATGCTTTCCATGGGAACAGGAGCATCATAACGAGGAGCTCTTCAGGCATATACAGAAGCATATCGCCCTTCGGAAGAATTACCCGCTGTTAAGCAACGAAGGAAATCTGACATTTTTACCCGGTGATCTGCATGAGCATTGCCTTTCATTCACCAAGTCAAACGGAGAGGAAACAATCTTTGTTCTATTAAACTGTGGTGAAGAACCGACCACCTACTCCCTTCCTTTTGAGTTGAAAGGAAAGAAGATCACCAATCTGTGGAATGGGGAAGATTTTGCCGCAGAAGCAGAGTCCATCGAGGTGGCACTCGATGGGTACGGATTTGCCATTTTGAAATTCTAA
- a CDS encoding MATE family efflux transporter produces the protein MSNNQKNMTLFALTWPIFIEIFLHMLMGNADTLMLSQYSDDSVAAVGVSNQILSLIIVMFGFVATGTAILVAQHLGADENRMAGEVSIVSIAVNLLFGLLLSIALVFFSKPILSSMDLPRSLMDEASSYLKIVGGFAFIQALIMTAGAIMRSYGYTKDAMYITIGMNIVNVIGNYLFIFGPFGVPVLGVEGVAISTITSRLIGFIVSIIVIRKRIPSALPFRRLFKLPVSHVKNLLRIGIPSAGEHLSYNGSQMVITYFIASIGTNALTTKVYAQNLMMFIFLFSVAISQGTQIIIGHMIGARDFDSAYERCLKSLKIAIIISLIMAGIFSVAAEPLLRIFTSNEEIISLGKTLIYLTIILEPGRSFNLVVINALRATGDVRFPVYMGILSMWGVSVTLSYILGIWFGLGLIGIWISFIADEWLRGIIMLKRWRSKVWVHKRFIQNDKNAV, from the coding sequence ATGAGCAATAACCAAAAAAACATGACCCTCTTTGCCTTGACCTGGCCGATCTTCATTGAAATCTTCCTTCACATGCTGATGGGAAATGCCGATACGTTAATGCTGAGTCAGTACTCGGATGACTCAGTAGCAGCCGTCGGGGTCTCCAATCAGATCCTCTCTCTCATCATTGTGATGTTTGGATTTGTTGCGACGGGTACAGCCATACTCGTGGCCCAGCATCTCGGTGCGGATGAGAATCGCATGGCTGGAGAAGTGTCGATCGTTTCCATTGCTGTCAATCTACTATTCGGACTTTTATTGAGTATCGCCCTTGTATTTTTCAGTAAGCCGATCTTATCATCAATGGACCTCCCACGTTCACTGATGGATGAAGCTTCTTCCTATTTAAAAATCGTGGGAGGCTTTGCTTTCATCCAGGCCTTGATCATGACTGCAGGAGCCATCATGAGGAGCTATGGCTATACAAAAGACGCCATGTATATCACAATCGGCATGAATATTGTCAATGTGATCGGAAACTACTTATTTATTTTCGGACCGTTCGGTGTCCCTGTATTAGGCGTAGAGGGTGTGGCGATTTCCACTATCACCTCGAGGCTGATCGGATTTATCGTGAGTATCATCGTGATAAGGAAGCGGATACCCTCTGCTCTTCCATTCAGAAGACTGTTCAAGCTTCCGGTCTCTCACGTTAAAAATTTATTGAGGATCGGCATCCCCTCTGCTGGAGAGCATCTTTCCTATAATGGGTCTCAAATGGTCATTACCTACTTCATTGCGAGTATAGGGACCAATGCTCTTACGACGAAGGTATATGCCCAAAACCTGATGATGTTCATTTTCTTATTCAGCGTCGCGATCAGCCAGGGAACACAAATCATCATCGGGCACATGATCGGCGCCAGGGATTTTGACAGTGCTTACGAACGATGCCTGAAAAGCTTAAAGATCGCGATCATCATCTCGCTCATCATGGCAGGGATTTTTTCAGTTGCGGCAGAACCCCTCCTCCGCATATTTACAAGCAACGAAGAAATCATTTCCCTTGGTAAAACATTGATCTACCTGACTATCATTCTCGAACCGGGAAGAAGCTTTAATTTAGTGGTCATTAACGCGCTGAGGGCAACAGGTGATGTACGCTTCCCTGTCTATATGGGGATATTATCCATGTGGGGAGTGAGCGTCACGCTTTCCTACATTCTCGGAATCTGGTTCGGACTCGGGCTTATCGGAATCTGGATCTCCTTCATTGCCGATGAATGGCTGCGGGGCATCATCATGCTCAAACGCTGGCGGTCCAAAGTATGGGTCCACAAACGCTTTATCCAAAATGATAAAAACGCCGTTTAG
- a CDS encoding P-II family nitrogen regulator produces MKKVEAIIRAEAFLSLREALCLRGFSGLTVSEAAGCGKQKGKQGIFRGNKFELQLVPRVKVEMIIDDGQVEDIIDLIVEHCSTDTVGDGKIFIYPVEDVIRIRTGERGKKAVL; encoded by the coding sequence ATGAAAAAAGTGGAAGCCATTATTCGTGCAGAAGCATTTTTATCCCTGCGAGAAGCATTATGCCTTCGTGGATTCAGCGGCCTGACCGTATCAGAGGCAGCTGGTTGTGGAAAGCAAAAAGGAAAGCAGGGGATATTCAGGGGGAATAAATTCGAACTGCAGTTAGTCCCCCGCGTTAAGGTTGAAATGATCATCGACGATGGGCAGGTGGAAGACATCATTGATCTCATCGTGGAACATTGCAGTACGGACACCGTTGGGGACGGTAAGATTTTCATCTATCCCGTCGAAGATGTCATCCGAATCCGTACAGGCGAACGAGGAAAAAAAGCCGTTTTGTAG
- a CDS encoding ammonium transporter — MIKKITSLLFLSFSVSTTAFAAAPTAESVQASVDSLWVMIAAVLVFFMHAGFAMVETGFTRAKNSLNILMKNFLTVAIASVLYFIAGFGFMFGGSSGGVIGTDSFFLSGREDIGFFLFQSVFAATCATIISGAVAERMKLKSYILLTIAMTGIIYPIVGHWVWGGGWLSEMGFVDFAGSTVVHLTGAVGAFITVLFLGSRVGKYSKGKVNVIPGHNIPIGALGVFILWFGWFGFNGGSSLAADPTLVPHVITTTLFSASAAILSSAFYTLIRFKRIDPSLTLNGALGGLVGITAGCANVSLSGSLLIGLIAGIVLVEAVTFIDSKLKVDDPVGAIAVHGICGIWGTVAVGLFDVQNGLLYGGGAALVATQALGVLAVIAWTTVTVGGFLFIVTRISSIRVSREEELSGLDFTEHGSNAYELKDTVLESNVSSASPFGSDLVERLNSIGTGNVSDMKQRNTI, encoded by the coding sequence TTGATTAAAAAAATTACGTCGCTTCTGTTCCTGTCGTTTTCTGTAAGCACTACCGCTTTCGCAGCTGCCCCTACCGCAGAGTCTGTTCAAGCATCCGTCGACTCCCTGTGGGTCATGATTGCTGCAGTCCTTGTATTCTTCATGCACGCCGGATTCGCCATGGTCGAGACCGGATTCACCCGCGCCAAGAACTCTCTTAATATCCTCATGAAAAACTTCTTAACTGTAGCCATTGCCTCTGTTCTTTATTTCATCGCTGGGTTCGGATTCATGTTCGGAGGGTCATCTGGCGGCGTCATCGGCACGGACAGCTTTTTCCTATCAGGACGGGAAGACATCGGTTTCTTCTTATTTCAATCCGTATTTGCCGCTACATGTGCCACGATCATTTCCGGTGCTGTGGCTGAACGCATGAAACTCAAAAGCTATATCCTTTTGACCATCGCCATGACAGGAATCATCTATCCGATCGTCGGACATTGGGTGTGGGGCGGCGGCTGGCTTTCTGAGATGGGCTTCGTCGATTTCGCCGGATCTACTGTCGTCCATTTGACAGGCGCAGTAGGCGCATTCATCACAGTCCTGTTCCTTGGATCCCGCGTTGGGAAATACAGCAAAGGAAAAGTGAATGTCATCCCGGGGCATAATATTCCCATCGGTGCACTCGGCGTGTTCATCCTCTGGTTCGGCTGGTTCGGGTTTAATGGAGGAAGCAGCCTGGCCGCTGATCCCACCCTTGTCCCGCACGTCATCACGACGACCTTATTTTCAGCTTCCGCCGCCATTCTTTCATCCGCTTTTTACACATTGATCCGATTTAAGCGAATTGATCCATCCCTTACACTGAATGGTGCCCTCGGTGGACTTGTTGGAATTACCGCCGGCTGCGCCAATGTATCTCTATCAGGCTCGTTATTGATCGGTCTGATCGCGGGAATCGTTCTGGTCGAGGCCGTGACCTTCATCGATTCGAAATTGAAAGTCGATGATCCTGTTGGAGCCATTGCCGTTCATGGAATTTGTGGAATATGGGGTACGGTCGCTGTGGGATTATTCGATGTTCAGAACGGACTTTTATATGGTGGAGGTGCTGCCCTCGTCGCCACTCAAGCCCTTGGGGTGTTGGCAGTCATTGCCTGGACGACTGTCACCGTTGGTGGATTCCTATTCATCGTAACAAGAATATCAAGTATTCGTGTCTCCCGTGAAGAAGAGCTTTCAGGGCTCGATTTTACGGAGCATGGCTCCAATGCCTATGAATTAAAGGATACAGTGTTGGAATCGAACGTTTCTTCCGCTTCCCCATTCGGATCTGACTTAGTCGAGCGATTGAACTCGATTGGAACAGGAAACGTAAGTGATATGAAACAACGGAACACAATCTAA
- a CDS encoding phytoene/squalene synthase family protein, whose amino-acid sequence MNKILEAYDHCENIIKVHSKTFYRAFSLLPKDQKKAVWAVYAFCRKVDDIVDEGTNPSGELRRFEMEFESYLTGFYSPDEPMWVALDDVFKRFNMDVQAFRDMIKGQRMDLGERVYVNIDDVLDYSYHVASTVGLMLLPILAPGKEQSLREDGIYLGYAMQLTNILRDIGEDLERGRLYIPQDLLVKYEYTVTDLKEHRINEAFQSMWEEMARLAEDYYEKAFRTMNLYPVYSRTPVKGAALLYRAILNEVRTNHYNVFSKKHYVSKDAKEKIISSIS is encoded by the coding sequence ATGAACAAGATCTTGGAAGCATACGATCATTGTGAGAATATCATAAAGGTTCATTCCAAAACATTTTACAGAGCTTTTTCCTTACTTCCTAAAGATCAAAAGAAGGCTGTATGGGCTGTGTATGCCTTTTGCCGCAAAGTAGACGATATCGTTGACGAGGGCACGAATCCTTCAGGGGAATTGCGCCGGTTCGAAATGGAATTCGAATCGTATCTGACCGGTTTTTATTCCCCGGATGAGCCAATGTGGGTAGCACTGGATGATGTGTTTAAACGGTTCAACATGGATGTTCAAGCTTTCCGGGATATGATAAAGGGGCAAAGGATGGATCTTGGTGAAAGGGTCTACGTCAATATAGACGATGTCCTTGACTATTCCTATCACGTGGCGAGCACTGTAGGATTAATGCTCCTCCCCATCCTTGCCCCCGGGAAAGAACAGTCATTGAGGGAAGATGGAATCTATCTTGGTTATGCTATGCAGCTGACCAATATATTAAGAGATATCGGCGAGGATCTTGAAAGGGGACGACTATACATCCCTCAGGATCTATTAGTGAAATATGAGTATACCGTAACGGATTTAAAAGAACATAGAATCAACGAGGCATTTCAGTCTATGTGGGAAGAGATGGCCCGACTTGCAGAAGATTACTATGAAAAAGCGTTTCGTACCATGAATCTTTATCCTGTATATTCAAGGACCCCGGTAAAAGGTGCTGCCCTGTTATACCGTGCGATTCTGAACGAGGTCAGAACGAATCACTATAATGTTTTTTCCAAGAAGCACTATGTATCCAAAGATGCAAAAGAAAAGATCATTTCATCCATTTCATAA